The Acidobacteriota bacterium genomic sequence GAGGTGGTCCTCGAGCGCCTCGGTCGCCCGATGGTCTGCTGGGATGCCATGACGCTTGTGGCCTTCTCGTGGAGCCGGAGTCACCCCGGCTCCCCTGCGGGAAGTAGTCCGCCCGCCGTATCGTGACGACCGCCCTGGACGGCACATGACTTGATCGTTCGCGTCAGCAACTGAGCAGTTGCCGGGGCTCTGGTCGCTCGACTCGTCGGGTTGCGGCGAGCCACACGCTACGCCACGTGCTCGACAGCGTGCACGCACTCTCAACTCGTCGGCTGGTGCGGCGACCACCGCTCGCTATACTGCTGAGTGATGCACGCGGTGTTGGGCGGATGGCCCGCCAGTCCGTTGCGTCGGAAAGGCGAACGAACAATGGACCTAGATCGGGAAGTCAATGGAACCGTCCGGAAGTTCGTGGCGGATATGCCGCTCACGATGGAAGGACACGAGGTGTTGCTGTTCCAAGACGTCGAGCCCACCGACGATCCCGAGGTGGCACGCGTCTTCGAACGGCGCCGGTGGGAGGCGATCCTGAAGTCCGTACTCGTGCAGTTGGCGCGTGCTGCTGGTGACAAACCCATGAGCGTCGAGATGACGTACGATCCGGTGGCCAGTCCCCACAGGCCGATCTACGGGCCGATCTACGGGCCGTCGCGGGTCTAGCTGTCCGTCGCGAAACTCCCGGACCGGGATCGACTCGACCGATCGATCCCGGTCTTTCGTCTGTGGTCGCAGGTGCCTGCGGAACGCCGGCCGTATCCGGGACAGCGTTTCCTTCGGCTGGCCCTTGGTCATCAGCGCCGCCAGCGTCCTCTTATCGTTCATCATTCCGCGAGGCGGATCTGCCGGCGCTTCCCAACGGTGGAGTCTGGTGCGGAGGCCACTCCTCGTCGCTGCTCCGGGTTATCGTCATCTGGCCGGGCGGTGCTGTTCGATCTGTCGGATCAACGCCCGCGCCCACGCGGGCGTTGGCGCCGCCGGAAATCTGATTCCGCCCTTCGTGATGCTCGCGACGTATCTCGTCGTACCGTCGCTGTTGTCGAGCACGTCGATGATCCCGAGCAACGCAGCCGTTTCGGCAAGGATTGTTGTGGGCTGCTGACCACCGCCGCGTGATCTCCGGGAGCGAGACGTCGTGTCCGGCCGGGTACTCTGCAGCGCCGATGGCAGACCCAACAGCGTGCCCAGGCACGGCCGGGACACCGAACGTATTCGTCAGGACGTTTCGGTCGAATCAGCACGTTGCGCCCGCCGCCGAGCACGGCCGCGGTCTCATCGACAACCGCCCGCCGCCGGCAGCGACCCCTTCGCGGTCAGCTCGTCGATGGTGAAGGCCCAGCCGCCGAAGCGGTGGATCGTGATGCCGCCGCCGGCGCCACGGGCGGGCTGCACACCGCCACGCGAGAGCCGTCGGCGAGGCGCGCGTCGATGATCGGATCGGCAGCCCGTGCTGGTCGCCGAACAGAGGGGATGAACGGATTCCCGCCCTTCGTGATACTGTCGCCGGCGTGGCACCCGAGCCTGCCTCACCGCCCCGGCCGTTGCGCCTGACGCAGGCGCGGATCGGCGATCGGCTGCACGACGGCAACGGCGGCCTCGTCGAGGTGGTCAACGCGTTCACTGCGTTCTCGGGCGCTGGCCAGCCGATGCGTGCGGTCGACTACCACGTCGTCGGCCGTCCGGCGCGTTGCTTCCGGATGCTGTCGACCGACGCGGACGACGTCGCCCGGTGGCGGCGGGCGCTGTGACGGGATCAGGTGACTGCCACCGTGGCGGTCGGCCTTCAGAGGAGCGCTGAACCCACCGAAGCAGGCTTCGTGGATTACTCCCCAACGCTGGCCGAAGCAGTGCCCTTTAACCCTACGCGGCAGGTGAGCGACGAGCTCCCACTGCTCGTCGCTCAGGATGTCCGCAGGTAGGTGAATGCCAGATTGCGGCACAGCGGATCATTGACCGGCAGATCCATGTTGGCGCACCGCGTCTCGACCAACCCCCGTGGTCGAACGAGGGCTGGACGATGAGCAAAACCTACAATCCGACGATTCCCATCGAGGTCGGTCCAACGAGCCCGCGGATGCACATCACCGCAGAGCGAGCGCTCGATCTCCCCTGCAAGCGCAAATCTTGCCGCTGCTGCGGCAGCGGGAACGGGTGGTTCAGAGAGACGCGCCAACCCCCGAACTGGCCCGAGGTCACCAACGAAGAAGGGTACGGACCCCTGCTCGACCTGCTTGGCCGCAGCGGGCTCCGCGACGCACGGCCGGCACTGGCAAGGCTGGGGCACCCGGCCGCGGAGTATCCGCAGAGGGTGTGGGCCGCAACTCACGACCGAGCCGTGATCGAAATCATGTGGAAACAACTGCACGGCCCCTTCGGCTACCAGGCCGCGGACCAGACGATCCCGGCGTTCTACGCCGATGACATCCCAACGTCGTATCCCGACCAGGAGCTGCGCCTCCACTGGTGGGCGTGGCGACTGCGAAAGGTGGTGCCGCCGGAGGGTCTAGCCGTCTGGGAGACCTGGCGGCGCGAATGGTGGGACGACCTCGTGCACCGCTTCCGCTGAATACCAGCAGGCCGCTGGACCCGTTCCCTCTGAAGCAGGTCACCGAGCGGGTACGAGATGAGCTGACGGTTACCAGGGTCGCGCAGTTCGACATCGTGAGCGCGCCGCACTACGAGATCCGAACCCGATGGGGAACCGCGTCGCTCAGAGCTTCGAAGTCGACCCGGGACCTGCTTTTGGGGCTACGAATGGACGAGAGCGGCCGTCTACCGGGAAACTCGCCCATGTTTGATCACATGCGCGGGTCCGGCCCTGCCGGGTGAAACTCAGACGCCCTCCGGCTCGCCGAGCGGCATCCTGCTCGTGCCCTACCTCGCGCTTGTCGCCAGCGGCGTCGCCCTGGCGGGCCGAGGAGGCCTGCGGGATGTGACGCGAACGCGTGCTCGTCGCCGAGGGGCGCGGCGAGGGCGTCGCCCGCGATCAAGCCGAAGTCATCGCCAAGGCGATCCACGATGGCCTCGAACACGGTGACCACCTCCGAGCAGTTCAAGGCGGGCTTGGCTGAGGTGCGGACAGAAATCGCGAACCTCGACACGCGGTAGTCGATCCGCGCCGCCACGCTGCGGCCAAGTCGTGACAACCGTCGTCATCAAGGAGACCGCGCCCGAGGCGTCCTGACGACGACACCCGTCATCGACTCGTTGCACGCGGGTATCCGTCAGCACACGCGGCGTGTCAGCCGCTGGCGAAACGGAGAGATGGCGGTACGTTGGGCGGCCACGACGTTCCGGGGAGACGGAGAAGAACCTTCCGACCCATCACTGGTCATCAGCGCCTCTGGATGCTGAAAGCGCACCTCGATGAAGAAAGACGCCCCCGCCGAGTTGCAGAAGGTGGGTGAATGTTGGGGAGCTCGAACAAGTGATCATTTCTGAAGTGCCGTCGACTGGGCTTGGACGATCCGGCTGATCGCGTCATTTCGGTCGCTTCGTCGTGAGCCGGACGCTGGCGATTGCGTTCCTGCTGGCTGAGTTCAGCCTCCCGGCGACGATAGCTGCGGCCTTCGATGCGAAGGATTTCGACGTGGTGGGTCAGCCGATCGATCAGGGCGACGGCGCACGAAGCGTTGGGAAAGACGGTGTCCCAGTTCTTGAAGGGCAGGTTGGTGGTGATCAGCAGGGAGCGGTGCTCGTAGCGGCGGCTGACGAGCTGGAAGATCAGGTCGGCGGCGCGTGCGTCGTAGGCGAGGTAGCCCAGTTCGTCGACGCACAAGATCGCCGGGCGCGTGTAGTGGCGCAGGCGGCGTTCGAGTGCGCGGGCGGTCTCCTGCCCGTTGAGGTCGAGCAGCAGGTCGGCGGCGGTGGTGAAGAGTGCGGAGTGTCCGGCGAGGACGGCCTGGTGGGCGATGTTCTTCGCCAGCATGGTTTTCCCCAAGCCTTGCGCGCCGAGAATGACGACGTTCTCGCCGCGGTCGAGGAAGTCGAGGGTGAGGATGCGTTCGAGTGCGGGCCGGTCCAGCGCGGTGGGCCAGTCCCAGTCCCAGTCGGCGAACGGCTTGAAGCGTCCGAGTCGGGCCCGCTTGAGCCGGCTCTCGACGCTGCGGCGCTGTTTTTCCTCGAGCTCGGCGGCGACGATGTGCTCGAGCAGGACGGTAGGGCTCGAGCGCTTGCGGGTGGACTGGGCGATGATGTCGTTCAGCTCGTCGGCGGTGCGGTTGAGTCCGAGGCGACGAAGGTCAGTCGCCAGCGTCGTCAGGGTTTCTCTGTCCGAGGGCATCGTAGGTCTCCAGGTCATGGGGCCGGACGTCGAGGTCACGCAGTCCGGGCCGGTCGGGCAGGGTGAGTCGGAGCGGGGGTTTGAGTCCGCGCTGTCGGCGTCGGGTTTCGAGGATGTAGGTGATGGAGCCGGCGCCGAGGGCGTCGCGTTCGAGGGCGATGTCGACGGCGGCGGCCAACTCCTGGGGTCCGTAATCGTCGAGCAGTGCGAGCAGTCGGGTGGCGTGCGGTCGGAGTGCCTCTGCGCGCTGTGCGATTCGTTCGAAGAGCGTGGCGGTGGCGGGGACGGCGGCTCGGAGCCGGTCGCGGGTGGTGTGGACGTTGGCTTGGCGGGTAGCTGCCAGCAGGCCTTCCAGGTGGGCGGGGTCCTCGACGGTCAGCCCGGTGTCGTAGGTGCGGTGATGGTCGGCCAGCTCGGTCTGTTGGTCGAGGATGCGGACGCGGGTGGCCGAGGCGACCAGGGTCAGCGGCTTGCGGACGTGGGTGTGGGGGATCGAGTAGAGGTTACGGTCGAAGCGGATGTAGGGGGTCTTGCCGGAGCGAACGGCGCGCATCAGGTCGGTCTCGAAGGGATTGGCGGGCAGCGGCAGCAGTCGGGGCTTCTCCTCGGCCCAGACCTCGGCGACAGTGCGGTTGGGCTGGTCGGGATGCGGCCGCCGGTGGGCGACCTCGTCACGCCAGCGCCGGAACTGGGCGTTGATGTCGTCGAGGTCGCGGAAGGGCCGGGCGGCGAAGTAGGCGTGGCGCAGGTATTGAATTTTCCTCTCGATTTTGCCCTTCTCATTTCCGCGTCCCGGCGTACAGGGGCGGGGCGCGAAGTGGTAGTGCCCGGCCAGCTCGAGCAGGCGGGGATGAAACTGGACGGCGGCCCCGCGGCGGTCGAGCACGGCGCTGCGCAAGTTGTCGTACACGAGATTACGGGCGGCGCCGCCCAGCGCCCCGAAGGCGGCGACGTGCCCGCGGAGAAAGCTCTCGAGCGTCTGGTCGAGGGTGAACAGCGCGGCCAGCGCCCGCGAGTAGCCGAGGACCATGACGAATCCGGAGACGGTGCGTGTGCCTTGTCCGATGCGGACCTTGCCGAACGAGCCCCAGTCGACCTGTGCGGACTCGCCAGCCAGGGTGACGACCCGGCGGTAGACGGCGCGGCTGGTCTCGGGGCGCAGGCGCCGCACGAGTTTGCGTATGGGGAAGACCGAACCGGCATAGCCACGCTGGCGCACCATCTCGTGGATCCGCGTGGCACGCAGATTCGGGTACTGCGTCAGGGTGTCGCGGATGAACGGCAGATACGGGTCGATGATGCTGGGCCGCCACACGCCGGGATGCACGCTTGGCGACTCGCGCTCGACCGCGGCGCGGACCGTCTCACGGTGGAGGCCGAGCTGGGCCGCGATGGTCCCGAGCTTCCAGTGCTCGGCGTAGTACAGGCGCCGGATCTCGGCCCGTTGCGCGGGCGTGATCATCCTTCCTCCTTGCCCCCGCGATGCGCGGCTCGCGCATCGGAACCAGCCACCGGCTCGTCCGCCCGCAGACCACGCAACGCGTGGGAACGGGGGCCTGAACCGGGGCGGCGTCAGGAACGGGGAGTCTGGTCGCTCGCAGCGCTACGGGGGAAGACTGATCCATCACGCGGCGGCGGCGGTCGCGGTAGGCGCGCTGTTGGTCGCGATGGTCGAGACGGCCCTCGGGACTCTGCTGATGTCGCGCCCTGGCAGCCCGTACCGAGCGGCGACGACCGGCTGCCCGGCAGCGCGGCGTGCAGTAGGCCTGGCCGCGATCACACGCCGCACAGATGGCGAACAGGCGGTTACAGTATCGGCAGGTCTTCTGGCGTAACGGTTGGTCCACGGCGTCGGAGCGCGCGGAGCGAGTTCCGACTGGACAGCGCCGCGCCGGCCGTGGCACAACAACGGCGACCGGCTCGGTCTGTCGGAGCTCGGGACGGTCACGAGGGTCCGGCTCTATCCCGGGCCCTCACCCCCCCACGCTTGAGTCCGCTTCAACGCTATCCGACTGCAGTGGAACCTCGCCAGCCCAGAGGTCGCGGAGGATTCGCGCGCGGCCGAGCATCAACGCCCATCCGGGACGTGGTCCACGCGCGCGATAGCGCCGCCTCCAGGCTCGTCTGGCGCAACAACCGACACCGACCGCCCCACCGTCGCCGCGTGCGCCAGACGAGCCTTCCGCGGCACTCGGGTGGTCGCTCGACGGAACGCCCTTGCCGGTTCGGCGTCGACCACACCGTCCGGCCCAGCACGGCCGTTCCGTCTCGCGAGGGTAACCCGGACCGGGGCATGACCAACACCGATGTCTGGAGTTGCCCCAGTAATGCGGAGCTCCGCATTACTGGGGTCATGCGGAGTTCCGGATTATGCGGAGTTGGTACGGCGGGCCGCGTGGACATGGGCGGTCGGCTGGACCAGTACTCGGCATAATCAGAGCGCTTCCAGGAAATCGAGGAGGCGGTCGGTGGCGGTGAAGCGGAGTGGCTCAGGTGCAGGATCCGCCACGTGCCGGAGCGCAGCCTCCTTCATGGCCAGGTCGGCCTCGACGTACTGGTGGGTGGTGGCGGTGTCCTCGTGGCCGAGCCAGAGGGCGATGACGGTGATGTCGACCCCGGACTGGAGCAGATGCATCGCGGTCGTGTGGCGCAGCGTGTGGGGCGAGATGCGTCGCGTCGCAAGTGAGGGGTAACGCTCCGCGGCCTTTCGACAGGCGACACGCAGTTGATGCTCGACACCGGAGCGCGACAAGGGTCGGCCTGCACGATTGGGAAAGACAGGAGCGTCGGGATTTCTGTCGATCCGGGGAAGCCACCTGCGGAGTTGCGCGGCGGTGCTCTTCCAGAGCGGGACGACACGCTCCTTGCGACCCTTGCCATGCAGAAGCACTGAGGAGGCCCGCTCGAGAAGCACGTCGGCAATGCGGAGCCGGATCATTTCGGAGACGCGGGCGCCGGTGTTGTAGAGCACGGCGAAGAGGACGGCGTCGCGCTGACCGCTCCAGGTGGATCGGTCGGGCGCGTCGATGATCGCGGCGATCTCCTCACGGGAAAGGTAGCCGACGACGGGCCGGTCGAAACGCTTGACGGGAATCGCAAGGACGCGTTGGGCGACGGGCAGCAAGGTTGGCTCGCGCAACGACGCGTAGCGCATGAAGGACCGGATGGCGGCGAGACGGAGGTTGCGCGTCTGCGGGGAATTCCCCCGCTCGGTTTCGAGATGGTCGAGGAAGCCGAGCACCATGGGCGCGTCGAGCTCCGAGAAGGACAATGCCGAGGGCGTCCGTCCGGTGCGCTCTGCGGCGTATTCGAGAAACAACGTGAAGGTGTCGCGGTAGCTGGCGATCGTGTGGGCGCTCGCACCGCGTTGTGCGACGAGGCGCCGGTGAAAGAAGTCCTGCAGGAGAGCGGGGAACGCGCGCTCGAGGGTCGTCATGACGGGCGCTCCGAGTCTGGCTGGACGAAGTGCTCGAAACGGCGCGAGCTGCTGGCGAGCAACTCCGGAACGGCGGTGCAGTACCAGTAGGTGTCGGTGACCTTGGCGTGGCCGAGATAGGTCGCGAGGGCCAGGATCTTGCGATCTACATCGGCGCCCTCTTGGTACCAGCACAGCAGTCGACGCGTGACGAAGGTGTGGCGAAGGTCGTGAATCCGCGGTGGGCCCGTGCGCCCGTGTCCGTTCCAGCCCAGACGCTGCTTGATCCGGCTGAACGTCTTCTCAACGGCGGCGCGGGTGAGTCGAGGCGAACGCTCGGTGCAGAAGAAGTACTCCGACCGGCGTGTGGCGCGACACGCGTTACGGCGGTCGGCGTATTGGGCCAGTGCCTGGGTCGTGGTCGGATGGAGCGGTACGAGGCGTGATTTCCGGAACTTGGTCTCACGAATGGTGAGGATGCCGTTGACGAGGTCGACGTCGTTGGTCGCGAGGCGACAGGCCTCGGAGAGCCGCAGGCCGGTCGAGACCAGCAGCGAGAAGTACGCGACATAGGTGGCGGGCCTCAGCCCGTGTCGAGGCAACAAGTGGCTTGCCCGCTGCAGCAGCGCAGCCACTTCCGCCTCGGAGTAGATGTGGGGCGGAGGGCGGCGCGCGATGCGTCCCAGGAGCCCAACCGGTGGCACTTCGGTGGCCGGGTCGAAGAGCGCGCGGTGTCGCGCGAACTGTCGCAGTGCCGCAAGCCGGCGTACGGCCTGCGCAGGATTGCTCGACCGCGAGGACTGCGCCCACTCGATGGCGAGCTCAATCGTCAGGGGGCCGCTGTGACCGATCCGGTCTGCGTAGTTGGCGAAGTCTCGCAACTGCCATTCGGGCGTTTCGAGGTCGAAGCCCAGTCCGCGGCGTGTGAGCAGGTAATCGTCGACCAGGCGGTGGAAGCTGGGAAGCGTCATCGGAGCACCTCCGGCCAGGGGAGCGCGACCTCACGCAGCCTCGGCAGATCGAGCTTGGCGTAGATCGCCGTGGTATCGACGCTGCGATGACCGAGCACGTCAGCGACCTCTTTGAGGCTGGCTCCCTGCTGCACCATGCGGCTGGCCACGGTGTGCCGGAAGACGTAGGCCCCGGCGAGGGGCGCGTCGACCGCCGCGCGGCGCAACGCGCGCGCCACGACACCGGAGACGCCAGTGCTTGAGATCGGCGTGCCGCGGCGAACTCCCAGGTGCTGCACGAACACGCGCCGCTCGACAGTGGCCGGACGCTCGCCGTTCAGATAGTCGACCAACGCTTGGCCCACGGCGCGAGGCAGCGGCAGCATGGCGCCACGACGGTTCTTCCGGGTGCGCACCTCGATAGTGCCGCCGCGCCAGTCGATGTCGTCCAGGCGCAAGTCGGCCACCTCGCCGGGCCGCAGCCCCAAGGTCGACAGGCACTGGACGATCGCATGGTCCCGTTGTCTGCACGGGGTTGGGGTATCAAACGATCCCAGCACCTGCTGGACCTGCTGCTCGGTCAGCGAACGAGGCAGCGTGGCAAGCCGCCAGTGAGCGACCGTCGGGAGGGCGATCTCAAGCTCGTCGCCGCAGAAGCCCTCGAAGCGCAAGAACCGGAAGAACGACCGCAGCGTCGACCGCACGGTCCGCATTGAGCCAGGAGAGAACCGTCCTCGTAGCGACGTGATGAACGCCACCACATCGGCGGGCGCAAGGCGAGAGGGGTCGACCGGGTCCGCACCAAGGGCGGCCCGGAGGAGCATCCGGACGAGCCGGGCGCGGCCACGCAGAGTCTGAGGACGCAGACCGCGCGTACGTCGTTGGTGCTGGGTGAACGCCTCGACCAGAGCGTCGAGGGTCCACGAGTTGGGAACGGTCATGGAATGCTCCTTTCCGGCCTATCAGGCCGGAAAGAGCATCCTGACTATGCGGAGTCTCGGCAACCGATCAACTGACGCAAATCCTTGGTTCTACAGGTACTTGAGCGAGCGGATC encodes the following:
- a CDS encoding tyrosine-type recombinase/integrase translates to MTTLERAFPALLQDFFHRRLVAQRGASAHTIASYRDTFTLFLEYAAERTGRTPSALSFSELDAPMVLGFLDHLETERGNSPQTRNLRLAAIRSFMRYASLREPTLLPVAQRVLAIPVKRFDRPVVGYLSREEIAAIIDAPDRSTWSGQRDAVLFAVLYNTGARVSEMIRLRIADVLLERASSVLLHGKGRKERVVPLWKSTAAQLRRWLPRIDRNPDAPVFPNRAGRPLSRSGVEHQLRVACRKAAERYPSLATRRISPHTLRHTTAMHLLQSGVDITVIALWLGHEDTATTHQYVEADLAMKEAALRHVADPAPEPLRFTATDRLLDFLEAL
- a CDS encoding IS21 family transposase: MITPAQRAEIRRLYYAEHWKLGTIAAQLGLHRETVRAAVERESPSVHPGVWRPSIIDPYLPFIRDTLTQYPNLRATRIHEMVRQRGYAGSVFPIRKLVRRLRPETSRAVYRRVVTLAGESAQVDWGSFGKVRIGQGTRTVSGFVMVLGYSRALAALFTLDQTLESFLRGHVAAFGALGGAARNLVYDNLRSAVLDRRGAAVQFHPRLLELAGHYHFAPRPCTPGRGNEKGKIERKIQYLRHAYFAARPFRDLDDINAQFRRWRDEVAHRRPHPDQPNRTVAEVWAEEKPRLLPLPANPFETDLMRAVRSGKTPYIRFDRNLYSIPHTHVRKPLTLVASATRVRILDQQTELADHHRTYDTGLTVEDPAHLEGLLAATRQANVHTTRDRLRAAVPATATLFERIAQRAEALRPHATRLLALLDDYGPQELAAAVDIALERDALGAGSITYILETRRRQRGLKPPLRLTLPDRPGLRDLDVRPHDLETYDALGQRNPDDAGD
- a CDS encoding tyrosine-type recombinase/integrase → MTVPNSWTLDALVEAFTQHQRRTRGLRPQTLRGRARLVRMLLRAALGADPVDPSRLAPADVVAFITSLRGRFSPGSMRTVRSTLRSFFRFLRFEGFCGDELEIALPTVAHWRLATLPRSLTEQQVQQVLGSFDTPTPCRQRDHAIVQCLSTLGLRPGEVADLRLDDIDWRGGTIEVRTRKNRRGAMLPLPRAVGQALVDYLNGERPATVERRVFVQHLGVRRGTPISSTGVSGVVARALRRAAVDAPLAGAYVFRHTVASRMVQQGASLKEVADVLGHRSVDTTAIYAKLDLPRLREVALPWPEVLR
- a CDS encoding tyrosine-type recombinase/integrase, with product MTLPSFHRLVDDYLLTRRGLGFDLETPEWQLRDFANYADRIGHSGPLTIELAIEWAQSSRSSNPAQAVRRLAALRQFARHRALFDPATEVPPVGLLGRIARRPPPHIYSEAEVAALLQRASHLLPRHGLRPATYVAYFSLLVSTGLRLSEACRLATNDVDLVNGILTIRETKFRKSRLVPLHPTTTQALAQYADRRNACRATRRSEYFFCTERSPRLTRAAVEKTFSRIKQRLGWNGHGRTGPPRIHDLRHTFVTRRLLCWYQEGADVDRKILALATYLGHAKVTDTYWYCTAVPELLASSSRRFEHFVQPDSERPS
- a CDS encoding AAA family ATPase; this translates as MPSDRETLTTLATDLRRLGLNRTADELNDIIAQSTRKRSSPTVLLEHIVAAELEEKQRRSVESRLKRARLGRFKPFADWDWDWPTALDRPALERILTLDFLDRGENVVILGAQGLGKTMLAKNIAHQAVLAGHSALFTTAADLLLDLNGQETARALERRLRHYTRPAILCVDELGYLAYDARAADLIFQLVSRRYEHRSLLITTNLPFKNWDTVFPNASCAVALIDRLTHHVEILRIEGRSYRRREAELSQQERNRQRPAHDEATEMTRSAGSSKPSRRHFRNDHLFELPNIHPPSATRRGRLSSSRCAFSIQRR